In the Malus domestica chromosome 16, GDT2T_hap1 genome, one interval contains:
- the LOC114822015 gene encoding senescence-specific cysteine protease SAG39-like, with product MESINQYYSKCICLALIFMLGPLSSQATSRALQDASMYGKYEQWMARYGRVYTDINEREKRFNIFKENVAFIESSNKDAYKLYKLSVNQFADLTNEEFKASRNGFMGHECSAKTTCFKYENVTAPPTVDWRKKGAVTPIKDQGQCGCCWAFSAVAAMEGITKLTTGKLISLSEQELVDCDTSGVDQGCQGGLMDDAFQFINQNHGLSTEANYPYTGVDGTCNTKKEANRAAKITGHEDVPANREDALMKAVANQPISVAIDASGSDFQFYSSGVFTGTCGTSLDHGVTAVG from the exons ATGGAGTCCATTAACCAGTACTACTCCAAATGTATCTGTTTGGCTTTGATCTTCATGTTGGGACCCTTGTCTTCTCAAGCCACTTCTCGCGCTCTCCAAGATGCATCAATGTACGGGAAATACGAGCAATGGATGGCTCGTTATGGACGTGTATATACCGACATTAACGAGAGGGAGAAGCGTTTCAACATATTCAAGGAAAATGTGGCATTTATTGAATCTTCCAATAAGGATGCATACAAACTTTACAAATTGAGCGTCAATCAATTTGCAGAccttacaaatgaagaattcAAAGCCTCAAGAAATGGATTCATGGGGCACGAATGTTCAGCAAAGACGACTTGTTTCAAATATGAAAATGTTACTGCACCACCAACTGTAGATTGGAGAAAGAAAGGAGCCGTTACACCCATCAAGGACCAAGGCCAATGTG GATGTTGTTGGGCTTTTTCAGCAGTGGCAGCAATGGAAGGGATTACAAAGCTCACAACTGGTAAATTGATATCTTTGTCTGAGCAAGAGCTGGTTGATTGTGACACAAGCGGTGTAGACCAAGGTTGTCAgggtggtttgatggatgatgCATTTCAGTTCATCAATCAAAACCATGGGCTTAGTACCGAGGCTAATTACCCGTACACTGGAGTTGATGGTACTTGCaacaccaagaaggaggccaatcGTGCAGCCAAGATAACTGGTCATGAAGATGTGCCTGCAAACCGTGAAGATGCCCTAATGAAGGCCGTTGCTAATCAACCAATTTCTGTTGCCATTGACGCTAGCGGTTCCGACTTTCAATTCTATTCAAGTGGTGTCTTTACAGGAACTTGTGGAACGAGTCTTGATCATGGTGTTACTGCTGTTGGTTAG